Proteins from one Loktanella sp. M215 genomic window:
- a CDS encoding L,D-transpeptidase translates to MLNRRAVAFGALATAFAGPAAANPLSRLFGKPKGGMPERFLPQEVDVNPDLAAGEIHVIKKDFYLYWTLGNGRARRYGIALGAEDRNYTGVLTVRRKREWPSWIPTPEMVRLEPEIYGPYAKGLPGGDPRNALGARALYLYSGNVDTYYRIHGTPQPETIGTGFSSGCVRLTNEHVTELYDMVPVGTKVYLF, encoded by the coding sequence ATGTTGAATCGTCGCGCCGTGGCATTTGGTGCCCTGGCAACCGCATTTGCGGGTCCCGCCGCCGCGAACCCGTTGTCGCGTCTTTTCGGAAAGCCCAAGGGCGGCATGCCAGAACGCTTTCTGCCGCAAGAGGTCGATGTGAACCCCGACCTTGCCGCCGGCGAGATTCATGTGATCAAGAAGGATTTCTACCTCTACTGGACGCTGGGCAACGGCCGTGCCCGCCGCTACGGCATCGCCCTGGGGGCCGAGGACCGGAACTATACCGGCGTGCTGACCGTGCGCCGCAAGCGTGAATGGCCCAGCTGGATTCCCACGCCGGAAATGGTCCGGCTAGAACCGGAAATCTATGGTCCCTACGCCAAGGGTCTGCCGGGCGGCGATCCCCGCAACGCGCTGGGCGCGCGGGCGCTGTATCTCTATTCCGGAAACGTCGACACCTATTACCGCATTCACGGCACGCCCCAGCCGGAAACCATCGGCACCGGGTTTTCCTCCGGCTGCGTGCGCCTGACCAATGAACATGTGACAGAGCTCTACGACATGGTTCCGGTCGGCACCAAGGTCTACCTGTTCTAG
- a CDS encoding capsular polysaccharide export protein, LipB/KpsS family: MTAEATQGTVTRRWLKLDTGVLRHFDAALGDAGVIVETGTAAILRDLAQRRGLSGAVRAVAVALRQPAHDLVAGNVTRKRLRVPAVFGWRGVRGIYGWTKAVQARLLEVRLTAQLTDDPDLAALIYNGSNFPESVLAQVATDLGRTKLIVEGGFFPDSIQIDPRGVNAANSVPRDPAFYLDTAEDFAAAGLPALTKTRVVKAGGAAEVVLPNNYIFLAFQVPSDMQVTRHSPWITDMAAFYAEVQAAADRNPGLTFVIKEHPSFPLSVQGTQPSHPRVIFANGNVTRDLIEGAAGVVTLNSTVGLEAVFLERPAIILGDACYDIPGLVRRARDRAELDAALADLPGAIPDPVLRRQVLGWLWNRYLVHGSYASPPQDLAVVLECQLRLLETPGPRVAGAQTGTV, encoded by the coding sequence GTGACGGCAGAGGCGACACAGGGCACCGTCACCCGGCGCTGGCTGAAGCTCGACACCGGCGTCCTGCGGCATTTCGATGCCGCATTGGGGGATGCCGGTGTGATCGTCGAGACGGGCACCGCCGCGATCCTGCGCGATCTGGCGCAGCGGCGGGGCTTGTCCGGCGCGGTGCGCGCGGTTGCGGTTGCGCTGCGGCAACCGGCGCATGATCTGGTCGCGGGAAACGTGACGCGCAAGCGGTTGCGTGTGCCCGCCGTGTTCGGCTGGCGCGGCGTGCGCGGCATCTATGGCTGGACCAAGGCGGTGCAAGCGCGGTTGCTGGAGGTCCGGTTGACCGCCCAGTTGACGGACGATCCCGATCTGGCGGCGCTGATCTATAACGGATCGAATTTCCCTGAATCGGTGCTGGCGCAGGTTGCAACGGATCTGGGACGGACCAAGCTGATCGTCGAGGGCGGATTCTTTCCCGATTCGATCCAGATCGACCCGCGCGGGGTGAATGCGGCCAACAGCGTGCCGCGCGATCCTGCGTTCTATCTGGACACGGCGGAGGATTTCGCCGCCGCTGGTTTACCCGCGCTGACCAAGACACGGGTTGTGAAGGCAGGCGGTGCGGCAGAGGTCGTATTGCCGAATAATTACATCTTCTTGGCGTTTCAGGTGCCGTCGGACATGCAGGTGACGCGGCACAGCCCGTGGATCACGGACATGGCGGCCTTCTATGCCGAGGTGCAGGCCGCCGCGGACCGCAATCCGGGCCTGACCTTTGTCATCAAGGAGCATCCCAGCTTTCCGTTGTCGGTGCAGGGAACGCAGCCGTCGCATCCGCGGGTGATCTTTGCCAATGGCAACGTCACGCGCGACCTGATCGAAGGCGCTGCGGGCGTGGTTACGCTGAATTCAACGGTCGGGCTGGAGGCGGTGTTTCTGGAAAGGCCCGCCATCATTCTGGGCGACGCCTGCTATGACATCCCGGGCCTTGTCCGGCGTGCCCGCGACCGGGCAGAGCTGGATGCAGCGCTGGCGGATTTGCCCGGTGCCATTCCGGACCCCGTGTTGCGACGGCAGGTGCTGGGGTGGCTGTGGAATCGCTATCTAGTGCATGGCAGTTACGCGTCACCGCCACAGGATCTGGCCGTGGTGCTGGAATGCCAGTTACGGCTGCTGGAGACACCCGGTCCGCGCGTCGCTGGCGCGCAGACCGGGACAGTCTAG
- a CDS encoding peroxiredoxin has translation MALRINDEVPNLTIQTDQGEIKLHDWIGDKWAIIFSHPKDFTPVCTTEFGAVAQLADEWDKRGTKVLGVSVDGVEEHKKWKVDIEKAGGAKPGFPIAADQDLAISKAFDMLPAEAYLPDGRTPNDTATVRAVFIIGPDKKLKLSMVYPMNVGRNFAEVLRALDGLQTAAGRGVATPANWNVGDDVVIPTSVSDADAKEKFGDFKTVLPYLRMTKLK, from the coding sequence ATGGCCCTGCGCATCAATGACGAAGTCCCGAACCTGACGATCCAGACGGATCAGGGCGAGATCAAGCTGCACGACTGGATCGGCGACAAATGGGCGATCATCTTCTCGCATCCCAAGGATTTCACGCCGGTCTGCACGACAGAATTCGGGGCCGTGGCGCAGCTGGCCGATGAGTGGGACAAGCGCGGCACGAAGGTGCTGGGCGTGTCCGTGGACGGCGTGGAAGAGCATAAGAAATGGAAGGTCGACATCGAAAAGGCCGGTGGCGCCAAGCCCGGTTTCCCGATTGCCGCCGATCAGGATCTGGCGATTTCCAAGGCCTTCGACATGCTGCCGGCAGAGGCCTATCTGCCCGATGGCCGCACACCGAACGATACCGCCACGGTACGGGCCGTCTTCATCATCGGGCCGGACAAGAAGCTGAAGCTGTCGATGGTCTATCCGATGAACGTCGGCCGCAACTTTGCCGAGGTGCTGCGTGCGCTGGACGGGTTGCAGACGGCTGCGGGACGCGGTGTTGCGACACCTGCCAACTGGAACGTCGGCGACGACGTGGTGATCCCGACCTCCGTCTCTGACGCCGATGCGAAAGAGAAGTTCGGCGACTTCAAGACCGTCCTGCCCTATCTGCGCATGACCAAGCTGAAGTGA
- the trhO gene encoding oxygen-dependent tRNA uridine(34) hydroxylase TrhO: MFTVAALYHFTRFPDPAALRQPLLDLCAEQGISGTLLLAGEGVNGTIAGSRAGIDAVLAHLRALPGCANLVHKESHAAQQPFNRMKVRLKREIVTMGQPDVDPLQGTGHYVAPADWNALITAPDVAVIDTRNDYEVAIGTFDGAVDPQTRSFGEFPAWWEANKHRFHNKRIAMFCTGGIRCEKSTNYLRGQGVEDVYHLQGGILKYLEEVPQDDSTWQGECFVFDGRVSVGHGLAEGPHILCHACRRPLLPTDRDHPQFEDGVACHQCADDTTEADKARFRERQRQVALARARGERHIGSL; this comes from the coding sequence ATGTTCACCGTCGCCGCCCTGTATCACTTCACCCGGTTTCCCGATCCGGCCGCCCTGCGCCAGCCCTTGCTGGACCTGTGTGCGGAACAGGGCATCAGTGGCACCCTGCTGCTGGCCGGTGAAGGCGTGAACGGCACGATTGCCGGCAGCCGCGCGGGCATCGACGCCGTGCTGGCGCATCTGCGCGCCCTGCCCGGCTGTGCGAATCTGGTCCACAAGGAAAGCCATGCGGCGCAGCAGCCGTTCAACCGCATGAAGGTGCGGCTGAAGCGCGAGATCGTGACGATGGGCCAGCCCGACGTGGACCCGTTGCAGGGCACCGGCCATTACGTCGCCCCCGCCGACTGGAACGCGCTGATCACCGCCCCCGATGTGGCCGTCATCGACACGCGCAACGATTACGAGGTCGCGATCGGCACCTTCGACGGTGCCGTCGATCCGCAGACCCGCAGTTTCGGCGAGTTTCCTGCGTGGTGGGAGGCGAACAAGCATCGCTTTCACAACAAGCGGATCGCGATGTTCTGCACCGGCGGCATCCGCTGCGAGAAATCCACGAATTACCTGCGCGGCCAAGGGGTCGAGGATGTCTATCACCTGCAGGGCGGCATCCTGAAGTACCTTGAAGAGGTGCCGCAGGACGACAGCACGTGGCAGGGCGAATGTTTCGTCTTCGACGGGCGGGTCAGTGTCGGGCACGGTCTGGCCGAGGGTCCGCATATCCTGTGCCACGCCTGCCGCCGCCCCCTGCTGCCCACCGACCGCGATCACCCGCAGTTCGAGGACGGCGTCGCCTGCCACCAGTGCGCGGATGACACGACAGAGGCCGACAAGGCCCGGTTCCGCGAACGGCAGCGGCAGGTCGCGCTGGCCCGCGCGCGTGGCGAACGCCACATCGGATCCCTGTGA
- a CDS encoding NAD-dependent epimerase/dehydratase family protein → MNKIVLTGAAGKLGGVLRKPLAEMCRELVTTDIADSVADLSPNETYTKADLSSLDQVMGVMDGADMVVHFGAIGDEAPWDDILQSNIVGAYTVWEAAFRHKVRRVVYASSIHAVGMHPKTDFIDTAARHRPDTYYGLAKCFAEDLASLYWDKRGVESVCMRIYSCEEKPNNARALGTWLSHPDLIRMVKASIEAPTVGFTVVWGVSDNDRVPVDNSRASFLGYRPQDNAETHATRILAQAAPMDPQNPEDMCHGGPFAVVPLGESGVAMIKARSVKG, encoded by the coding sequence CTGAACAAGATCGTGCTGACCGGAGCCGCCGGCAAGCTGGGCGGCGTGCTGCGCAAGCCCCTGGCCGAGATGTGCCGCGAACTGGTCACGACCGACATAGCCGACAGCGTGGCAGACCTCTCTCCGAACGAGACCTATACGAAGGCCGACCTCTCCAGCCTCGATCAGGTCATGGGCGTGATGGACGGCGCAGACATGGTCGTCCACTTCGGCGCCATCGGGGACGAGGCGCCGTGGGACGACATCCTGCAGTCCAACATCGTCGGCGCCTATACCGTGTGGGAGGCCGCCTTTCGCCACAAGGTCCGCCGCGTCGTCTATGCCTCCTCGATCCACGCGGTTGGGATGCACCCCAAGACCGATTTCATCGACACCGCCGCCCGCCACCGGCCCGACACCTACTACGGTCTCGCCAAGTGCTTTGCCGAAGATCTGGCGAGCCTTTACTGGGACAAGCGCGGTGTCGAAAGCGTCTGCATGCGGATCTATTCCTGCGAGGAAAAGCCGAACAACGCCCGCGCGCTGGGCACATGGCTCTCTCACCCCGATCTGATTCGCATGGTGAAGGCGTCGATCGAGGCGCCGACAGTCGGTTTCACCGTCGTCTGGGGTGTCTCCGACAACGACCGGGTGCCGGTCGACAACAGCCGCGCGTCCTTTCTGGGGTATCGCCCGCAGGACAACGCGGAAACCCACGCGACCCGCATTCTGGCGCAAGCCGCCCCCATGGACCCGCAAAACCCAGAGGACATGTGCCACGGCGGCCCCTTTGCCGTTGTGCCCTTGGGCGAAAGCGGCGTCGCCATGATCAAGGCGCGCAGCGTGAAAGGCTGA
- a CDS encoding Hsp70 family protein, which translates to MATLGIDFGTSNTAAAVMAGDTVFRIPVEPGRETLPTSVFFDIDRKRTLIGSAANAALIDGREGRFMRALKSVLGTPLMREQRQIGYEKMTLLEVVARFLSTVRERAYDATRLEFDTALSGRPVRFHPDPARHAQAQVDLAEAYQIAGFKRVSFLPEPEAAALTAGPLEQGQLGLVVDIGGGTSDFTLYRQDADAIHVLNSHGVRIGGTDFDRLLSLAHVMPLLGRGGAVRNAFGDGTTTAPNAIFNDLATWEKIAFLYTAETRRLVADLAKMGVDQQAFGRLDEVIEMELGHDIAFAVEAGKIAANDTPRGLIDLGTLDRGLSVPLSAQALGNTLSDLTADIKEAAWETLGDTAPREVTAVVFVGGSSLMGTVTQAMAELFPQARQVRAQAFTAVSDGLAMAAARLT; encoded by the coding sequence ATGGCCACGCTCGGCATCGATTTCGGCACATCCAATACCGCCGCTGCCGTCATGGCCGGCGACACCGTGTTTCGCATCCCCGTGGAGCCGGGGCGCGAGACGCTGCCGACGTCCGTGTTCTTCGATATCGACCGCAAGCGGACCCTGATCGGCAGTGCGGCGAACGCAGCACTGATCGACGGGCGCGAGGGGCGGTTCATGCGCGCGCTGAAGTCGGTGCTGGGCACGCCCCTGATGCGCGAACAGCGCCAGATCGGGTACGAAAAGATGACCCTGCTGGAGGTCGTGGCGCGGTTCCTGTCCACCGTGCGCGAACGGGCCTATGACGCGACCCGGCTGGAGTTCGACACCGCGCTGTCGGGCCGTCCCGTCCGGTTCCACCCCGATCCCGCGCGCCACGCGCAGGCGCAGGTCGATCTGGCCGAGGCGTATCAGATCGCCGGGTTCAAACGTGTCAGCTTTCTGCCGGAACCAGAGGCCGCGGCCCTGACCGCCGGCCCGCTGGAGCAGGGACAACTGGGGCTGGTCGTGGATATCGGCGGCGGCACGTCGGATTTCACGCTTTACCGGCAGGATGCGGATGCGATCCATGTGCTGAACAGCCACGGCGTACGGATCGGCGGGACGGATTTCGACCGATTGCTGTCGCTGGCCCATGTCATGCCCTTGCTGGGGCGCGGCGGCGCCGTGCGCAATGCCTTCGGCGACGGCACCACGACGGCACCCAACGCGATCTTCAACGACCTTGCGACGTGGGAGAAGATCGCGTTCCTCTACACCGCCGAAACGCGGCGTCTGGTGGCCGATCTGGCAAAGATGGGGGTGGATCAGCAGGCCTTCGGTCGGCTGGACGAAGTGATCGAGATGGAACTGGGCCACGATATCGCCTTTGCGGTCGAGGCGGGCAAGATTGCCGCCAACGACACGCCGCGTGGGCTGATCGACCTTGGCACGCTGGACCGGGGGCTGAGCGTGCCGCTGAGCGCGCAGGCGCTGGGCAACACGCTGTCCGACCTGACCGCCGACATCAAGGAAGCCGCGTGGGAGACGCTTGGCGACACCGCGCCGCGCGAGGTGACCGCCGTGGTCTTTGTCGGCGGGTCGAGCCTGATGGGGACGGTGACGCAGGCCATGGCAGAGCTCTTTCCGCAGGCACGGCAGGTGCGGGCGCAGGCCTTTACCGCCGTCAGCGACGGGCTTGCCATGGCGGCTGCCCGCCTGACTTGA
- the pncA gene encoding bifunctional nicotinamidase/pyrazinamidase has protein sequence MQPLTHALIVIDMQNDFCPGGTLAVDGGNDIVMGINTLMDDFRTVILTQDWHPRGHSSFASSHPGANPMTVIDMPYGPQVLWPDHCIQGTFGSEFHGHLRTDGDLIIRKGYNPAIDSYSAFFENDHKTPTGLEGYLRTRGIERLTMVGLALDFCVHYSANDAARLGFDVTVRTDLSRAIDADGSLDAAIAGMRDAGVALTE, from the coding sequence ATGCAGCCCCTGACCCATGCCCTGATCGTCATCGACATGCAGAACGATTTCTGCCCCGGGGGCACGCTGGCCGTCGACGGCGGCAACGACATCGTCATGGGCATCAATACCCTGATGGATGATTTCCGCACCGTGATCCTGACGCAGGACTGGCACCCGCGCGGGCATTCGTCCTTTGCGTCCAGCCATCCCGGCGCCAACCCCATGACGGTCATCGACATGCCCTACGGTCCGCAGGTCCTGTGGCCGGACCACTGCATTCAAGGCACCTTCGGGTCGGAATTCCACGGCCATCTGCGTACCGACGGCGACCTGATCATCCGCAAGGGCTATAACCCCGCGATCGACAGCTACTCTGCCTTCTTCGAAAACGACCACAAGACCCCGACCGGGCTGGAAGGCTACCTGCGCACCCGCGGGATCGAACGGCTGACGATGGTGGGCCTCGCCCTTGATTTCTGCGTGCATTATTCGGCCAACGACGCGGCCCGGCTGGGCTTTGACGTGACCGTCCGCACGGACCTGTCACGCGCCATCGACGCCGACGGGTCACTCGACGCGGCCATTGCGGGGATGCGCGACGCGGGCGTGGCGCTGACCGAATGA
- a CDS encoding NAD(P)/FAD-dependent oxidoreductase: MNAAYDVVIVGGAIYGASVAFHLATDPDFDGTILVVERDPTYQFASTSHTNSCIRQQFSEPLNVQISQYGAEYILNFRARSGMEDAPALRLHSFGYMYLADTPAFATALQASQRVQASLGAGTRHMTRDQIAAAYPFYALDDIIAGNHNTVNEGYFDGGTLFDWWKRGAKRAGVTFVTAEVTGMTRTGDRVTAVQLKSGTEVACNWVVNASGPRGALTAAMAGLTLPVEPRKRYTFVFQAETPLDRDLPLTIDPSGVHVRTDGTYYMAGCPPEDDHPVDPTDFAFDHTLWEDKVWPAIATRIPAFERVKVINSWVGHYAYNTLDQNAVVGPHPQVANFIFVNGFSGHGLQQSPALGRGMAEWITHGAYRTLDLTALGYARIAANRPIVEKAII, from the coding sequence ATGAACGCCGCCTATGATGTCGTGATCGTGGGCGGTGCCATCTATGGCGCCTCTGTCGCGTTCCATCTCGCGACGGATCCCGATTTCGACGGCACAATCCTCGTGGTCGAACGCGATCCGACGTATCAATTCGCCTCGACCTCCCACACCAACTCCTGCATCCGGCAGCAGTTTTCCGAACCCCTGAATGTGCAGATCTCGCAATACGGGGCCGAGTATATCCTGAATTTCCGCGCCCGCAGCGGGATGGAGGATGCACCCGCCCTGCGCCTGCACAGCTTCGGCTACATGTATCTGGCCGACACCCCTGCCTTTGCCACCGCCCTGCAGGCCAGCCAGCGGGTGCAGGCCAGCCTTGGCGCGGGCACGCGTCATATGACGCGCGACCAGATCGCCGCGGCCTATCCGTTCTACGCGCTCGACGACATCATCGCCGGCAACCACAACACGGTGAACGAAGGCTACTTCGACGGCGGCACGTTGTTCGACTGGTGGAAACGCGGGGCAAAGCGGGCAGGCGTGACCTTCGTCACCGCCGAGGTCACCGGCATGACCCGCACCGGCGACCGCGTGACGGCGGTGCAACTGAAATCCGGCACAGAAGTCGCCTGCAACTGGGTCGTCAACGCCTCCGGCCCGCGCGGCGCGCTGACGGCCGCGATGGCCGGGCTGACCCTGCCGGTCGAACCGCGCAAGCGCTACACCTTCGTCTTTCAGGCTGAAACACCGCTGGACCGCGATCTGCCGCTAACCATCGACCCCTCCGGCGTCCATGTCCGCACCGACGGCACCTACTACATGGCCGGCTGCCCGCCAGAGGATGACCACCCCGTCGATCCCACCGACTTTGCCTTCGACCACACCCTGTGGGAGGACAAGGTCTGGCCCGCCATCGCCACCCGCATCCCCGCGTTCGAGCGTGTGAAGGTCATCAACAGCTGGGTCGGGCACTATGCTTACAATACCCTCGACCAGAACGCCGTGGTCGGTCCGCACCCGCAGGTCGCCAATTTCATCTTCGTTAACGGCTTCTCGGGTCACGGGCTGCAGCAGTCGCCCGCCTTGGGGCGCGGCATGGCGGAATGGATCACCCACGGCGCCTACCGCACGCTGGACCTGACCGCCCTAGGCTACGCCCGGATCGCTGCGAACCGACCCATCGTCGAAAAAGCCATCATCTGA
- a CDS encoding aldehyde dehydrogenase family protein, with protein MIEKRDFYIDGAWVAPAASRDCEVIDPATEEACAVISLGDRADTDRAVAAAKAAFPAWAALTPQKRAEYCAGILDQYRKREDEMAEAIRAEMGAPIKLARESQATCLPWHLQNFLDAVDQIEWIKPLGDHAPNDRIALEPIGVVGLITPWNWPMNQVTLKVIPALLAGCTIVMKPSEEAPLSSLLFAEFIHDAGIPAGVFNLVNGDGQGVGTQLSAHPDIAMISFTGSTRAGIAISKTAAETLKRVTLELGGKGANVIFADADEKAVKRGVLHCMQNTGQSCNAPTRMLVERSIYDQTVAQAAEVASAITVGPTTEEGRHIGPVVNKSQWNKIQGMIETGIKEGARLVAGGPGLPEGVNRGYYVRPTVFADVNNDMAIAQQEIFGPVLSIIPFEDEADAVRIANDTPYGLANYVQSGDGARRNRMALALKAGMIEMNGTSRGAGSPFGGMKMSGRAREGGVCGIEEFLESKAISGWSND; from the coding sequence ATGATCGAGAAACGCGACTTTTACATCGACGGCGCCTGGGTCGCCCCCGCCGCATCCCGCGATTGCGAGGTGATCGACCCCGCGACCGAAGAAGCCTGCGCCGTGATCTCTCTGGGCGATCGGGCCGACACCGACCGCGCTGTCGCCGCTGCCAAGGCCGCGTTTCCCGCCTGGGCCGCCCTGACCCCGCAGAAGCGCGCCGAATACTGCGCCGGGATCCTCGACCAGTACCGCAAGCGCGAAGACGAGATGGCCGAGGCAATCCGTGCCGAGATGGGCGCACCGATCAAGCTCGCCCGCGAAAGCCAGGCGACCTGCCTGCCGTGGCACCTGCAGAACTTCCTCGACGCCGTCGACCAGATCGAATGGATCAAACCGCTTGGCGATCACGCCCCAAATGACCGGATCGCGCTGGAACCGATCGGCGTCGTTGGCCTGATCACGCCGTGGAACTGGCCGATGAACCAGGTCACGCTCAAGGTGATCCCGGCCCTGCTGGCCGGCTGTACCATCGTGATGAAACCAAGTGAGGAGGCACCGCTGTCCTCGCTCCTCTTCGCCGAATTCATCCATGACGCCGGCATTCCGGCGGGTGTCTTCAACCTCGTGAACGGGGACGGGCAGGGGGTCGGCACGCAGTTGTCGGCGCATCCGGACATCGCCATGATCTCCTTCACAGGCTCGACGCGTGCCGGCATCGCGATTTCGAAAACGGCAGCCGAGACGCTGAAGCGCGTGACGCTGGAACTGGGCGGCAAGGGTGCGAACGTCATCTTTGCCGATGCGGATGAAAAGGCGGTCAAGCGCGGCGTGCTGCACTGCATGCAGAACACCGGGCAGTCCTGCAACGCACCGACCCGGATGCTGGTCGAACGATCGATCTACGACCAGACCGTGGCACAGGCGGCAGAGGTCGCAAGCGCCATCACCGTCGGCCCCACGACCGAAGAAGGCCGCCACATCGGCCCCGTCGTGAACAAGTCCCAATGGAACAAGATCCAGGGCATGATCGAGACGGGCATCAAAGAGGGCGCGCGCCTCGTCGCCGGCGGCCCGGGCCTGCCCGAAGGCGTGAACCGCGGCTATTACGTCCGGCCCACGGTCTTTGCCGATGTCAACAACGACATGGCCATCGCCCAGCAGGAAATCTTCGGCCCGGTGCTGTCGATCATCCCGTTCGAGGATGAGGCCGACGCCGTGCGCATCGCCAACGACACGCCCTACGGTCTGGCGAACTACGTCCAGTCCGGCGACGGCGCCCGCCGCAACCGCATGGCATTGGCCCTGAAGGCCGGCATGATCGAGATGAACGGTACCAGCCGCGGTGCCGGCAGCCCCTTTGGCGGCATGAAGATGTCGGGCCGTGCGCGCGAGGGTGGCGTCTGTGGGATCGAGGAGTTCCTCGAATCCAAGGCCATCAGCGGCTGGTCGAACGACTAG
- a CDS encoding AbrB family transcriptional regulator, which translates to MRQIRRHQDTGLALTIGVLSGLLGYWLRMPLPWMLGPMIGTTTAAMLGWPVRGPDKLRPIVIPVIGVLLGSGITAELFGQLGSWVLTLTLLPIFLCVAAGFSYVVYRKLGHYDPVTAFYAAMPGGLNEMLILGGAAGGDEKKIALAHAARVLLVIFLVVLYFGVFLGVRSGAGGRGFVPLNALSLADYLILGACAVLGVIGARRLNLPAAAVFGPMILSGAVHIAGWVHVAPPSVIIITAQIVIGTVIGARFVGATLKEISRDIGIAAVATFGMLAIAVAFAETVARVMGMPLSQAFLAYSPGGLTEMSLLTLTLGQDIAYVSVTHIIRITIVIAIAPTVFRLIQRRP; encoded by the coding sequence GTGAGGCAGATCCGGCGGCATCAGGATACCGGCCTTGCGCTGACGATCGGGGTGCTGTCGGGGCTGCTGGGCTACTGGTTGCGGATGCCGTTGCCGTGGATGCTGGGTCCGATGATCGGCACCACCACTGCCGCCATGCTGGGCTGGCCGGTGCGCGGTCCGGACAAGCTGCGGCCCATCGTCATTCCGGTGATCGGCGTGCTGCTGGGGTCCGGCATCACGGCAGAGCTGTTCGGCCAGCTGGGCAGCTGGGTCCTGACCCTGACGCTGCTGCCAATTTTCCTCTGCGTGGCCGCCGGGTTTTCCTATGTCGTCTATCGCAAGCTGGGCCACTACGACCCGGTGACCGCGTTCTATGCCGCCATGCCGGGTGGCTTGAACGAGATGCTGATCCTTGGCGGTGCCGCCGGTGGCGATGAAAAGAAGATCGCCCTTGCCCATGCGGCGCGGGTGCTTCTGGTGATCTTTCTGGTCGTGCTTTATTTCGGCGTGTTCCTTGGCGTGCGGTCCGGTGCGGGCGGGCGCGGGTTCGTGCCGCTGAACGCGCTGTCGCTGGCGGATTACCTGATCCTTGGGGCCTGCGCCGTGCTGGGCGTGATCGGGGCGCGGCGGCTGAACCTGCCCGCGGCGGCGGTCTTTGGCCCGATGATCCTGTCCGGTGCAGTGCATATCGCGGGCTGGGTCCATGTCGCGCCGCCGTCGGTCATCATCATCACGGCGCAGATCGTGATCGGCACCGTGATCGGTGCGCGTTTCGTCGGTGCCACGCTGAAAGAAATCAGCCGCGACATCGGTATCGCCGCCGTCGCGACATTCGGCATGCTGGCCATTGCCGTCGCCTTTGCCGAAACCGTGGCCCGCGTCATGGGCATGCCGCTGAGTCAGGCTTTCCTTGCGTATTCCCCCGGCGGGCTGACGGAGATGTCGCTGCTGACGCTGACGC
- a CDS encoding pseudouridine synthase encodes MDGAYRPPQDPLVVLHDDHQVVLVDKPAGLLSVPGKGEHLTDCLLARVQAVFPTALLVHRLDRDTSGVMIFALTPHAQRHLGLQFEKRYTKKTYVARVWGKVAEATGTVDLPLIVDWPNRPRQMVDHENGRSAVTDWRRLKRSPDETRMRLMPRTGRSHQLRVHMLALGHPILGDPFYATGAAQDFERMMLHSESLQFRHPDGGAPTKITAKAPF; translated from the coding sequence CTGGACGGCGCCTATCGCCCGCCTCAGGATCCGCTGGTCGTGCTGCATGACGATCATCAGGTGGTGCTGGTGGACAAGCCCGCGGGGCTGCTGTCGGTGCCGGGCAAGGGCGAACATCTGACGGACTGCCTGCTGGCGCGTGTGCAAGCCGTCTTTCCGACGGCGCTGCTGGTGCACCGGCTGGACCGCGACACCTCTGGCGTGATGATCTTTGCGCTGACGCCCCATGCCCAGCGCCATCTGGGGCTGCAGTTCGAAAAGCGTTATACCAAGAAGACCTACGTCGCACGGGTCTGGGGCAAAGTCGCGGAGGCCACGGGCACCGTCGATCTGCCGCTGATCGTGGACTGGCCGAACCGGCCGCGCCAGATGGTCGATCACGAGAATGGCCGGTCTGCGGTGACGGACTGGCGGCGGCTGAAGCGGTCGCCCGACGAGACGCGGATGCGCCTGATGCCGCGCACCGGCCGGTCGCACCAGTTACGCGTCCACATGCTGGCGCTGGGGCATCCGATCCTAGGCGATCCGTTCTATGCGACGGGCGCGGCGCAGGATTTCGAGCGGATGATGCTGCATTCGGAATCGTTGCAGTTCCGGCACCCCGATGGCGGGGCACCGACCAAGATCACCGCAAAGGCGCCGTTCTAG